In the genome of Chryseobacterium arthrosphaerae, one region contains:
- a CDS encoding helix-turn-helix domain-containing protein yields MELQPEYNQFRISVPQEFENVFTHFYFAENNSRVPVTQTLLPTYQTILLFCFGERASMITRDNTIIDVDKCVVFGPVRQAFEYILPAGTSIVVANFKNDAFFRFFGRATVENKVKHPDDLLTENCFTNLWYQLKDISATAEQVGYILEFCRPYLKHQDNTSQLLSGFESDLLNPVKVIAEQTRQTERNIQRKQKEQFGYSLKELTRYNRFLKAIQAIETESGKPGKIEWFTIIDQCGYYDQSQLIHDFKHFINISPSQYIKFQQEICNPRSE; encoded by the coding sequence ATGGAACTGCAGCCGGAATACAATCAGTTTAGAATTTCAGTTCCTCAGGAATTTGAAAATGTTTTTACCCATTTTTACTTTGCTGAAAATAATTCCCGTGTGCCCGTCACTCAAACCCTGCTGCCCACTTACCAGACTATTTTACTGTTTTGTTTTGGGGAAAGAGCATCCATGATCACAAGGGATAATACAATAATCGATGTTGATAAATGTGTGGTTTTCGGACCGGTAAGACAGGCTTTTGAGTATATCCTTCCGGCCGGTACTTCCATAGTAGTTGCCAATTTTAAAAATGATGCATTCTTTCGCTTTTTCGGGAGGGCAACGGTTGAAAATAAGGTAAAACATCCTGACGATCTTTTGACAGAAAACTGTTTTACAAATCTTTGGTATCAGCTGAAAGACATAAGCGCTACTGCGGAACAGGTAGGTTATATCCTGGAATTCTGCCGTCCTTACCTTAAACATCAGGACAATACAAGCCAGCTGCTGAGCGGTTTTGAAAGTGACCTTTTAAATCCTGTAAAGGTAATTGCAGAGCAAACCCGGCAGACAGAAAGAAACATCCAGCGTAAACAGAAAGAGCAGTTCGGGTATTCTTTGAAAGAACTTACCCGCTACAACCGTTTTCTAAAAGCCATACAAGCCATAGAAACAGAATCCGGAAAACCGGGCAAAATCGAATGGTTTACTATTATTGATCAGTGTGGTTACTATGACCAGAGCCAGCTCATCCATGATTTCAAACATTTTATAAACATTTCTCCTTCCCAATATATAAAGTTCCAGCAGGAGATCTGCAATCCGAGATCAGAGTAA
- a CDS encoding NAD(P)H-dependent oxidoreductase, producing the protein MLSLADMQRQFTGEACEDIKREQDHISWAEQITFIYPIWWTGLPAIMKGYIDRVFSYGFAYRYDQGIQKGLLKGKSTVIINTHGKSHEEYEKTGMDKALALTSDHGIFTYSGLNVIRHFFFDRADKVSPEQVELWKEQIRNIYSGIKPEFTL; encoded by the coding sequence ATGCTTTCCCTTGCTGATATGCAGAGACAGTTTACAGGAGAAGCATGTGAAGATATTAAACGGGAGCAGGACCATATTTCCTGGGCAGAGCAGATTACTTTTATTTATCCGATCTGGTGGACGGGTTTGCCTGCCATTATGAAAGGGTATATCGACCGGGTTTTCAGTTATGGTTTTGCGTACCGCTATGATCAGGGTATACAAAAGGGATTGCTGAAAGGGAAAAGTACTGTTATCATCAATACCCATGGAAAGTCCCATGAAGAGTATGAAAAGACAGGGATGGACAAAGCTCTGGCACTTACCTCTGATCACGGGATTTTTACCTATTCCGGATTGAACGTGATCAGGCATTTCTTTTTTGACAGGGCTGATAAGGTTTCTCCTGAACAAGTTGAGCTCTGGAAAGAACAGATCAGAAATATCTATTCTGGAATCAAGCCTGAATTTACATTATAA
- a CDS encoding GNAT family N-acetyltransferase yields MKAPVTYQKATEKDIDYLLDLRIKTMVPHYAESNLPTDRETALQRILYQFDKASIIFLDNRPIGLLKVDRTDTHIDILQLQIDPGQQGKGLGKMILTDILEEASEQGKTASLSVLKTNKAQHLYTSLGFTIVDEDEHSYCMEFSPL; encoded by the coding sequence ATGAAAGCACCCGTTACCTATCAAAAAGCTACAGAAAAAGACATCGATTACCTTCTTGACCTCAGGATAAAAACCATGGTTCCGCATTATGCCGAATCCAATCTTCCTACAGACCGGGAAACAGCTCTCCAAAGGATTCTTTATCAGTTTGACAAGGCCAGTATTATCTTTCTGGACAACCGTCCTATTGGCCTTCTGAAAGTGGACAGGACCGATACCCATATCGATATTCTGCAACTTCAGATAGATCCCGGTCAGCAAGGTAAAGGACTGGGGAAAATGATTCTGACCGATATTCTGGAAGAAGCGTCTGAACAAGGAAAAACAGCTTCTTTAAGTGTGTTGAAAACCAATAAGGCACAGCATCTCTATACCAGCTTAGGTTTTACAATTGTGGATGAGGATGAGCATTCTTATTGTATGGAATTTTCACCTTTGTAA
- a CDS encoding helix-hairpin-helix domain-containing protein: protein MKNTVKVVSVLDAARSYEYINENPIQGGVKDVYFSPERDYVVAFYRNPLDHGQKERIMRIVSTYLQNIQSGNASEYFLNEIFRWPYDIVEKGKLTGIVVPVYNRKFFFAKGYIGSDNIQGQDKVGKWFTAPMFRNPQYPLRLDQSELGDWLSYFQIAINISRGVKKLHQMGLAHSDLSYNNILVDPVTKSACIIDIDGLVVPKLFQPEVIGTADFIAPEVLKTQHLNIQDPGRHLPSQKTDLHALAVLIYMYLLRRHPLRGGKIWDLDSEKDEIISMGEKALFIEHPKDPSNQVKADQLRKWDAFWGDPQKISYSVTGPYISELFRKAFIDGLHDPIRRPTANEWETALLKTVDLIQPCRNSECTEKWYVFDNTSNPKCPFCGTPHQGTLPVLDLYFKFDDEVWKPENHRLMVYHNQYLFKWHVSRKVIRNENLTMQDKMPVGYFTFHQGKWVFVNQGLQGMKDITEQKEIPPGSMVELTDGKKILLSPEEGGRLIYVTMANQ from the coding sequence ATGAAAAATACCGTTAAGGTTGTTTCCGTTCTGGATGCAGCCAGATCCTATGAATACATTAATGAAAACCCTATTCAGGGTGGGGTGAAAGATGTCTACTTTTCTCCTGAAAGAGATTATGTAGTGGCATTTTACCGCAATCCTTTAGATCACGGCCAGAAAGAGCGTATTATGAGAATTGTTTCCACATATCTGCAAAATATACAGAGCGGAAATGCTTCAGAATACTTCCTGAATGAGATCTTCAGGTGGCCTTATGATATTGTGGAAAAAGGAAAACTTACAGGAATTGTGGTTCCCGTTTACAACAGGAAATTCTTCTTTGCCAAAGGATATATCGGTTCAGATAATATCCAGGGACAGGATAAGGTGGGGAAATGGTTTACAGCTCCTATGTTCCGGAATCCTCAGTATCCGTTGAGGTTGGATCAGTCTGAACTGGGTGATTGGCTGAGCTATTTCCAGATAGCGATCAATATCAGCAGGGGAGTCAAGAAGCTTCATCAGATGGGGCTGGCCCATTCGGATCTTTCCTACAATAATATTCTGGTGGATCCGGTGACAAAATCTGCCTGTATCATTGATATTGACGGTCTTGTGGTTCCAAAATTATTCCAGCCTGAAGTGATAGGGACAGCAGATTTTATTGCTCCCGAAGTTTTAAAGACCCAGCATTTGAATATTCAGGACCCCGGGAGACATTTACCCAGCCAAAAGACAGATCTGCATGCTCTCGCTGTGCTGATCTATATGTATCTGCTGAGAAGACACCCTTTGCGGGGCGGAAAAATATGGGACCTGGATTCTGAAAAAGATGAAATCATCTCAATGGGTGAAAAAGCATTATTTATAGAACACCCGAAAGACCCTTCCAACCAGGTGAAAGCAGATCAGCTGAGAAAATGGGATGCTTTCTGGGGAGATCCACAAAAGATTTCTTATTCGGTAACGGGACCTTATATTTCAGAATTATTCAGAAAAGCTTTTATAGACGGACTGCATGATCCTATCAGACGGCCCACTGCCAATGAATGGGAAACTGCTTTGCTGAAAACCGTAGACCTCATCCAGCCTTGCCGTAATTCAGAATGTACAGAAAAATGGTATGTCTTTGATAATACCAGTAACCCGAAGTGCCCTTTTTGCGGGACACCTCATCAGGGAACATTGCCGGTCCTTGATCTGTATTTTAAATTTGATGATGAGGTATGGAAGCCCGAAAATCACAGGCTGATGGTCTATCATAATCAGTATTTATTCAAATGGCATGTTTCCAGAAAGGTGATACGAAATGAAAACCTGACGATGCAGGATAAAATGCCTGTAGGATATTTTACATTCCACCAGGGAAAATGGGTATTTGTAAACCAAGGGCTTCAGGGAATGAAAGATATTACAGAACAGAAGGAAATTCCTCCGGGTTCCATGGTAGAACTGACTGATGGTAAAAAAATATTGCTGTCCCCGGAAGAAGGCGGCAGACTGATCTATGTGACAATGGCAAATCAATAG
- the tyrS gene encoding tyrosine--tRNA ligase, translating to MIHTLQENVAIILPENGLEEKLAQAQKENRKLTIKLGFDPTAPDLHLGHAVVLKKLKQFQDLGHKIIIVVGSFTARIGDPTGKNKARKPLTAEEVHHNAQTYINQLSKVLDIESTEIVFNSDWLDALDFSEVIQLLSKVTVAQLMHRNDFNKRFTENTPIAMHELVYPILQGFDSVKIECDIEMGGTDQLFNCTMGRQLQEIYQLPAQIVMCMPLLKGLDGKEKMSKSLNNIIGLTDEPNEMFGKTMSIPDALIDEFIDLTTDFSAEEKSSLQSKIKNGENPMNIKKLIAKNIIRQYHDDASAENAELFFNNQFQNKNFDEKSFEPVPISTLNHTQHTMTVLELCHQLKNDLSKSAVRRLIQSGGVQINSVKVSDPDQEIELSTGIKIKLGRRNFFELV from the coding sequence ATGATCCATACATTACAAGAAAATGTTGCTATAATCCTGCCGGAAAACGGACTGGAAGAAAAATTAGCACAGGCCCAAAAAGAAAACAGAAAATTAACAATCAAGCTGGGTTTTGATCCTACGGCTCCCGATCTTCATCTGGGCCATGCCGTGGTTCTCAAAAAACTGAAACAGTTTCAGGATCTTGGCCACAAAATCATTATTGTCGTAGGAAGCTTTACGGCAAGAATCGGTGATCCTACCGGAAAAAATAAGGCAAGAAAGCCTTTAACCGCAGAGGAGGTACATCATAATGCACAGACTTACATCAATCAGCTTTCCAAAGTGCTTGACATTGAAAGTACAGAGATTGTATTCAATTCTGATTGGCTGGATGCACTTGATTTTTCAGAAGTTATTCAGCTGCTTTCAAAAGTGACTGTCGCCCAGCTGATGCACCGTAATGATTTTAATAAAAGATTTACAGAAAACACGCCTATTGCCATGCATGAACTGGTATATCCTATTCTCCAGGGGTTCGATTCTGTGAAAATTGAATGTGATATTGAAATGGGAGGTACAGACCAGCTGTTCAACTGTACAATGGGCAGGCAGCTGCAGGAAATCTATCAACTGCCAGCCCAGATCGTGATGTGCATGCCTCTGCTGAAAGGCCTTGACGGAAAAGAAAAAATGAGCAAATCTTTAAACAACATTATAGGACTCACTGATGAGCCTAATGAAATGTTTGGCAAAACAATGTCTATCCCGGATGCTCTGATTGATGAGTTTATAGATCTTACTACAGATTTTTCTGCTGAAGAAAAAAGCAGTTTACAATCAAAAATAAAGAATGGTGAAAATCCGATGAACATCAAAAAGCTGATTGCCAAAAATATCATCCGCCAATACCATGATGATGCATCGGCTGAAAATGCAGAACTGTTCTTCAATAATCAGTTTCAGAATAAAAATTTTGATGAGAAAAGTTTTGAACCTGTTCCAATCAGTACGCTGAATCATACCCAGCATACAATGACTGTTCTTGAACTTTGCCATCAGCTGAAAAATGACCTCAGCAAATCAGCTGTCCGAAGGCTCATCCAAAGCGGAGGAGTTCAGATCAATTCGGTGAAAGTCTCAGACCCCGACCAGGAAATTGAACTTTCAACAGGGATTAAAATAAAACTTGGCAGAAGAAACTTCTTTGAGCTCGTATAA
- a CDS encoding TetR/AcrR family transcriptional regulator encodes MSTKEKILSKALELFNEKGYNTITTRHIAAELSISAGNLHYHFRHSEDIIKILFAELTLKMDDLLNHMKKADNKTLEDLYQFTRSTCKIFYSYRFIFISFVDILKNIPEIESKYEGINFSRKEEFQLIFSGLQKNDIFQKDIPAFVIDWLTEQIFILADNWLTHNRLILKLDQQEAISHYTLLQMNLFYPLLNKEQQKLYEQRYIK; translated from the coding sequence ATGAGCACGAAAGAAAAGATACTGTCCAAAGCCCTCGAACTTTTTAATGAAAAAGGATACAATACTATCACCACAAGGCATATTGCAGCTGAGCTGAGCATCAGTGCCGGAAACCTGCATTACCATTTCAGACACTCGGAAGACATTATCAAAATTCTTTTTGCAGAGCTTACCCTGAAAATGGATGATTTGCTGAACCACATGAAGAAAGCAGACAATAAAACGCTTGAAGACCTGTACCAGTTTACACGCTCCACCTGTAAGATTTTTTATTCTTACCGTTTTATTTTTATCAGCTTTGTAGATATATTGAAGAACATTCCTGAAATAGAGTCGAAATATGAAGGCATTAATTTTAGCAGGAAAGAAGAGTTTCAGCTGATCTTTTCAGGTCTGCAGAAGAATGATATTTTTCAAAAGGATATTCCTGCTTTTGTGATCGACTGGCTTACAGAACAAATTTTCATCCTTGCCGATAACTGGCTTACTCACAACAGACTCATCCTGAAGCTTGATCAGCAAGAGGCCATCAGCCATTATACACTTCTCCAGATGAATCTCTTCTACCCTCTTCTCAACAAAGAACAGCAAAAACTTTATGAGCAGCGGTATATTAAATAA
- a CDS encoding GNAT family N-acetyltransferase produces MSSGILNNASISIRKGSLNDLPAMQQLFADTIQVICKNDYNDLQRNAWSAGADNEERWMNVIKGQYVLIAEAENQLVGFSTLDQGTYIDLLFVHKDHQHQGIASLLYAKMEEEALRHGQKQLTADVSKTARPFFEKSGFRILKEQTVNVKGIDLINYKMIKNLMP; encoded by the coding sequence ATGAGCAGCGGTATATTAAATAATGCCAGCATCAGCATCAGAAAAGGCAGTTTAAATGATCTTCCTGCCATGCAGCAGCTTTTTGCAGATACGATACAGGTTATCTGCAAAAATGATTATAATGATCTACAGCGCAACGCCTGGAGTGCAGGGGCAGACAATGAAGAAAGATGGATGAACGTCATCAAGGGTCAATATGTTCTGATTGCCGAAGCTGAAAACCAGCTAGTGGGATTCTCTACTCTTGATCAGGGAACTTATATTGATCTTCTGTTTGTACATAAAGATCATCAGCACCAGGGAATTGCCTCTCTATTATATGCAAAAATGGAAGAAGAAGCGCTAAGGCATGGTCAAAAGCAGCTTACGGCAGACGTTAGCAAAACTGCCAGGCCATTTTTTGAAAAATCCGGCTTCCGGATACTGAAGGAGCAGACCGTCAATGTAAAAGGAATTGACCTCATCAATTATAAAATGATAAAAAACCTGATGCCCTGA